One genomic window of Corynebacterium sp. sy039 includes the following:
- a CDS encoding VaFE repeat-containing surface-anchored protein: MNRLVFLRDFAWRFLAMVVSIALVSFGVVCVHNNAAADEELASYDEGYSDAQLDAGQRHGTEAGAVAGENNGLLKKVEKSDSYDAISQLTHDNAGIRGGVQPFAGLTNLVHGNCIDFGFSSPTINEGTESRAEKDFRRHYTLDGSRDGDVYYEKLTQVTGQGATAFDRSEVQDIELIYNGKLRDSAINMAKKYTQEVHRLQTLTQESELDEDAIRESIAQVGKYGLMLRALLTTSSANKSKLYGRLLEAGEPGFADDENNVIKFQGDLLSTVITPEDFTKETGFVITGNVEKTLDGFYLQDSAADGYYLTPIAEDGSTPGTGGLKFRDIVPEANANEYISVVVPTSYDIDKLAISTGEADFQRFFPVDQPGLPDPSKPAAPRIATSVAVDDKTEFNAKQEALQAKEAELETVVENDTEYVVIYDNVEVKNLVRGEEYTLDAQLVRKPEKDQVVTPIEGVVGKQKFVAGGDNFDAARDDDGNSESVSGMVRVKILLPKSELEKDVESFIAFETLTSESEKAQANKADGLSEGAAANVIAQHDDPTDQAQTIFIEKVLKPSITTSLDTEPTGIDETDANKLSFHRSADKKGEFATFFDTVRVNNVLRGKEYTLTADLIDKATGKHIAGIDAQPITFTPGVASIGSVFKTGADDGKSETLSGTVLVPIAVPKEAFKFDAAQPKSFVAFETLTSEDAEAQVVKADGLSEGAAANVIAEHKDPEDGNQTITIETPVESTEDPEHETTEAPEASEVPEVTHYGIADDAQTTFSEDADMGISEEVSPQKPVKPSESETVPEIQIVERASDEEDDEYSVAEVEPGATKSVTFEVVNTGSTPMKDIAVTDMVSSAEQVTCEDQPKVLDPGESFMCTAMYSAPESDSQEEDISDALTGEDHFASLEDIVDSEKSVKPVKDSDPAKAKPGSGGARQSAGSEPSKPGKPSEPEKVVVDVIAGQVVEHRGESKPGAKPSVNTGSKAVKKPGARVTTGGHLRAA; the protein is encoded by the coding sequence GTGAACCGCTTAGTGTTTTTGCGCGATTTTGCCTGGCGTTTCTTAGCTATGGTGGTATCCATTGCTTTGGTGTCTTTTGGTGTCGTTTGTGTGCACAACAACGCGGCAGCTGATGAAGAACTCGCCTCTTACGATGAGGGCTATAGCGACGCTCAGCTTGACGCTGGTCAAAGGCATGGTACTGAGGCCGGCGCTGTTGCTGGTGAGAATAATGGCCTGCTGAAGAAAGTAGAAAAATCTGATAGCTACGACGCTATCTCGCAACTAACGCACGACAATGCGGGAATACGCGGTGGCGTGCAGCCATTTGCTGGTTTAACCAACTTAGTGCATGGCAACTGCATTGATTTTGGGTTTAGTAGCCCGACAATCAATGAAGGAACGGAGTCTCGGGCGGAAAAAGATTTCCGTCGACACTACACTCTCGATGGTTCTCGTGACGGCGATGTTTACTATGAGAAACTCACTCAAGTAACTGGACAAGGGGCAACCGCTTTTGATCGCAGTGAAGTACAAGACATTGAGCTTATTTACAATGGTAAACTTCGTGATTCTGCGATCAATATGGCAAAGAAATACACCCAGGAAGTGCACCGTCTCCAAACACTCACCCAAGAATCTGAGTTGGATGAGGACGCGATTCGGGAATCTATTGCTCAGGTTGGTAAATATGGCTTAATGCTTCGCGCTTTGCTCACCACGTCGAGCGCTAACAAATCAAAGCTATATGGGCGACTGCTAGAAGCGGGCGAGCCGGGTTTTGCGGATGATGAGAATAATGTCATCAAATTCCAAGGAGACTTGCTGAGTACAGTTATTACTCCTGAAGATTTTACTAAGGAAACTGGTTTCGTTATTACTGGTAATGTAGAAAAAACCTTAGACGGTTTTTATCTTCAAGATTCCGCTGCCGATGGCTATTACCTCACTCCTATTGCGGAAGACGGATCTACTCCAGGTACTGGTGGGTTAAAGTTCCGCGATATTGTTCCTGAGGCTAACGCTAACGAATACATTAGCGTAGTTGTCCCAACCTCCTATGATATTGACAAACTAGCTATTTCAACTGGTGAGGCTGATTTCCAGCGTTTCTTCCCAGTAGATCAGCCTGGTCTGCCCGACCCAAGTAAGCCTGCTGCTCCTCGGATCGCTACCTCCGTTGCTGTCGACGATAAGACTGAGTTCAACGCTAAGCAGGAAGCGTTACAAGCTAAAGAGGCTGAACTGGAAACCGTTGTCGAAAATGACACTGAATACGTTGTGATCTATGACAATGTTGAGGTCAAAAACCTGGTTCGTGGCGAAGAATACACACTCGACGCACAGCTAGTGCGCAAACCAGAAAAAGATCAAGTGGTTACGCCAATTGAGGGCGTCGTCGGTAAGCAAAAATTTGTTGCTGGTGGCGATAACTTCGATGCTGCCAGGGATGATGACGGTAACTCTGAAAGCGTGTCCGGAATGGTGCGTGTGAAGATTCTTCTCCCTAAGTCTGAACTGGAAAAAGACGTGGAGAGCTTCATTGCGTTTGAGACGTTGACCTCCGAAAGTGAGAAAGCTCAAGCCAATAAGGCTGATGGTTTATCTGAGGGCGCTGCGGCGAATGTGATTGCTCAGCACGACGACCCTACTGACCAGGCTCAAACAATCTTCATTGAAAAGGTACTCAAGCCTTCTATCACGACCTCTTTGGATACGGAACCAACAGGCATTGATGAAACAGACGCTAATAAACTGAGTTTCCATCGGTCCGCGGATAAGAAAGGTGAGTTTGCTACCTTCTTCGATACTGTGAGAGTTAATAATGTGCTGCGTGGTAAAGAATACACGCTGACAGCTGACCTTATTGATAAGGCAACAGGCAAGCATATTGCAGGAATCGACGCCCAGCCTATTACTTTCACACCTGGTGTCGCTTCTATTGGTTCAGTTTTTAAGACTGGTGCCGACGACGGTAAGTCTGAGACTTTGTCTGGAACTGTCCTCGTACCTATTGCTGTTCCTAAGGAAGCATTTAAGTTCGACGCAGCGCAGCCGAAATCTTTTGTTGCGTTCGAGACGCTGACCTCTGAGGACGCTGAGGCACAGGTTGTGAAAGCTGATGGTTTATCTGAGGGCGCTGCGGCGAATGTGATTGCGGAGCACAAGGATCCTGAGGATGGAAACCAGACAATTACGATTGAAACTCCTGTCGAATCGACTGAAGATCCTGAGCATGAGACAACTGAAGCGCCTGAGGCGTCTGAAGTTCCTGAAGTGACGCACTATGGCATCGCTGATGATGCCCAGACGACATTCAGTGAGGATGCTGATATGGGAATCAGTGAGGAGGTGAGTCCGCAGAAGCCCGTGAAGCCTTCTGAGAGTGAGACGGTTCCTGAGATTCAGATCGTGGAGAGGGCTAGTGATGAGGAAGATGATGAGTATTCTGTTGCTGAGGTTGAGCCAGGTGCTACGAAGTCTGTGACATTTGAGGTCGTCAACACTGGTAGTACACCAATGAAGGATATTGCTGTGACGGATATGGTGAGCTCAGCCGAACAAGTTACCTGCGAGGATCAGCCTAAGGTGCTTGATCCTGGTGAGTCATTCATGTGCACTGCGATGTATTCTGCGCCTGAATCTGATAGTCAAGAGGAAGATATATCAGATGCTTTAACAGGAGAGGATCACTTTGCGTCTCTTGAGGATATAGTCGATTCTGAGAAGTCTGTGAAGCCTGTGAAGGATTCTGATCCTGCGAAGGCGAAGCCTGGGTCTGGTGGGGCTAGGCAGTCTGCTGGTTCTGAGCCAAGTAAGCCTGGTAAGCCAAGTGAGCCTGAGAAGGTTGTGGTTGATGTGATTGCTGGTCAGGTTGTTGAGCATCGTGGCGAGTCTAAGCCTGGTGCTAAGCCTAGTGTGAATACGGGTTCTAAGGCTGTGAAGAAGCCTGGTGCTCGTGTGACGACGGGTGGTCATTTGCGTGCTGCTTAG
- the clpB gene encoding ATP-dependent chaperone ClpB: protein MNAFNPTTKTQEALQTALQQASAKGNPDIRPAHLLAAILGQEEGIATPVLRATGVDPEVVRREAEGLVDSYPKAQGNGLANPNFNRDALNALTAAQELAGELGDEYVSTEVLLAAIAQGGSDAAELLTKRGATYDVIKGVFPSVRGNKKVTNQDPEGQFQALEKYSTDLTARAREGKIDPVIGRDAEIRRVVQVLSRRTKNNPVLIGEPGVGKTAVVEGLARRIVAGDVPESLKGKTLVSLDLGSMVAGAKYRGEFEERLKAVLDEIKAAEGEIITFIDELHTIVGAGATGDSAMDAGNMIKPLLARGELRLVGATTLDEYRKYIEKDAALERRFQQVLVDQPSVEEAVAILRGLKERYEVHHGVRIQDSALVAAATLSDRYITSRFLPDKAIDLVDEAASRLRMEIDSSPQEIDELERIVRRLEIEEVALQKETDPASQERHQKLLQELADEREKLGHLRAQWNNEKQAIDKVREAKEELERLRSESDIAEREGDYAKVAELRYGKIPELEKTVAQAAEESVDTTMLSEEVTPDIIAEVVSAWTGIPAGKMLQGETQKLLNMEQELGKRVVGQLAAVTAVSDAVRRARAGVADPNRPTGSFLFLGPTGVGKTELAKALAQFMFDDERAMVRIDMSEFAEKHSVARLVGAPPGYVGYDQGGQLTEAVRRRPYTVVLFDEVEKAHPDVFDILLQVLDDGRLTDGQGRTVDFRNTVLILTSNLGAGGTNEEMMAAVRAAFKPEFVNRLDDVVIFDPLSQEQLTSIVDIQIADLAQRLAARRLTLEVDQPAKAWLAEHGYEPAYGARPLRRLIQQAIGDQLAKKLLAGDIIDGDTVEVHLASTQEEDDSLLKSLSVVAKR, encoded by the coding sequence ATGAACGCTTTTAACCCAACAACCAAAACTCAAGAAGCTCTCCAAACTGCACTGCAACAAGCGAGTGCAAAGGGGAACCCAGATATTAGACCGGCGCATCTCTTAGCTGCCATTCTCGGGCAAGAGGAGGGGATCGCCACGCCGGTGCTTAGAGCAACGGGAGTGGACCCTGAGGTGGTGCGTCGGGAAGCTGAGGGGCTTGTCGATTCTTACCCGAAAGCCCAGGGTAATGGGTTGGCAAACCCTAACTTTAACCGCGACGCGCTCAATGCGCTCACAGCTGCGCAGGAATTAGCAGGTGAATTAGGTGACGAATATGTCTCGACTGAGGTGCTGCTAGCGGCAATTGCGCAGGGTGGCTCAGACGCGGCGGAGCTCCTCACGAAACGTGGTGCTACCTATGACGTCATCAAAGGGGTTTTTCCGTCGGTGCGCGGCAATAAAAAAGTAACCAATCAAGACCCGGAAGGGCAATTCCAGGCCTTAGAAAAATACTCCACCGACCTCACCGCACGGGCTAGGGAAGGAAAGATTGACCCGGTCATTGGGCGTGATGCTGAAATTAGACGTGTGGTGCAAGTCTTGAGTAGGCGCACGAAGAATAACCCGGTGCTCATTGGTGAGCCTGGCGTGGGTAAAACCGCTGTCGTGGAAGGATTGGCGCGCAGGATTGTTGCTGGTGACGTCCCTGAGTCGTTAAAAGGCAAAACTTTAGTGAGCCTCGATCTTGGCTCAATGGTTGCCGGGGCAAAGTACCGTGGTGAGTTCGAGGAACGCTTAAAAGCAGTGCTTGATGAGATCAAAGCTGCAGAAGGTGAGATTATCACTTTCATTGATGAGCTACATACCATCGTGGGTGCTGGTGCTACCGGGGACTCTGCAATGGATGCCGGCAATATGATTAAGCCTTTGCTTGCTCGCGGAGAATTGCGCTTGGTTGGGGCAACGACCCTAGACGAGTACCGCAAGTATATTGAAAAAGATGCCGCACTAGAGCGTCGATTCCAGCAGGTTTTGGTGGATCAGCCCAGTGTGGAAGAAGCGGTAGCTATTCTGCGTGGTCTTAAAGAGCGCTATGAGGTTCATCATGGTGTGCGTATCCAAGACTCTGCGCTGGTAGCAGCGGCAACCTTGTCGGATCGCTATATTACGTCACGGTTCTTGCCGGATAAAGCCATTGACCTCGTCGACGAGGCAGCTTCTCGTTTGCGTATGGAAATCGACTCGTCACCTCAAGAAATTGATGAGCTGGAACGTATTGTGCGTCGGCTAGAGATCGAAGAAGTAGCGTTGCAAAAAGAAACCGACCCGGCTTCTCAGGAACGTCATCAGAAACTGCTTCAAGAGCTTGCCGACGAACGCGAAAAGTTAGGTCACCTGCGAGCTCAGTGGAATAATGAAAAACAAGCTATCGACAAAGTGCGCGAGGCTAAAGAAGAATTAGAACGATTGCGCTCTGAATCTGACATTGCCGAACGCGAGGGAGACTACGCCAAAGTAGCAGAGTTGCGTTATGGGAAAATTCCAGAGTTAGAAAAGACTGTGGCACAAGCTGCCGAAGAAAGCGTGGACACCACAATGCTCAGCGAGGAGGTCACCCCAGACATTATTGCTGAGGTGGTATCTGCGTGGACTGGAATCCCAGCAGGGAAGATGCTCCAAGGTGAAACACAGAAACTGCTCAATATGGAACAAGAATTGGGTAAGCGTGTCGTCGGGCAGCTGGCAGCAGTAACTGCGGTTTCCGACGCGGTGCGTAGAGCTCGTGCCGGTGTGGCTGATCCGAACCGACCAACAGGATCCTTCCTGTTCCTAGGTCCAACGGGTGTAGGTAAAACGGAGTTGGCCAAAGCCTTGGCTCAATTCATGTTTGACGATGAGCGCGCCATGGTGCGCATCGATATGTCTGAGTTTGCCGAAAAGCACTCTGTGGCACGTCTCGTTGGTGCCCCTCCAGGATATGTAGGCTATGACCAGGGCGGACAACTCACCGAGGCAGTGCGTCGCCGACCATATACCGTGGTGCTTTTCGACGAAGTGGAAAAGGCACACCCAGACGTATTCGATATCCTGCTGCAAGTGCTTGACGACGGTCGCCTTACCGACGGACAAGGACGCACTGTAGATTTCCGGAATACCGTGCTCATTCTCACCTCCAACCTGGGTGCAGGAGGCACAAATGAAGAAATGATGGCAGCAGTTCGTGCAGCCTTTAAGCCAGAGTTTGTTAATCGCCTTGACGATGTGGTGATCTTTGATCCACTCAGTCAAGAGCAACTGACCAGCATTGTTGATATTCAGATCGCTGACTTGGCTCAGCGCCTTGCTGCTAGGCGTCTCACCCTCGAAGTTGACCAGCCAGCCAAAGCATGGCTTGCGGAGCATGGCTATGAACCAGCCTACGGTGCACGTCCGCTGCGTCGTTTGATTCAGCAAGCTATTGGCGACCAGCTCGCTAAGAAATTGCTCGCTGGCGACATTATCGACGGCGACACTGTGGAAGTACACCTAGCATCAACCCAAGAGGAAGACGACTCCCTACTCAAGAGTTTGAGCGTTGTCGCTAAACGGTAA
- a CDS encoding cation:dicarboxylate symporter family transporter, with protein MHETSVSNTAPQQPKAKKDRTHWLYIGVIIAVVAGILFGIIAPDAAKACKPIGTMFVSLIKMMIGPVIFCTIVLGIGSVRAAASVGKAGGLALIYFIIMSTFALAIGLVVGNFIQPGDGLNIEATKSAGAEYAAQAEGKGDGGTVGFIQSIIPDTFFSALTSGSVLQVLFIALLTGFAIQSLGSRGEPILAGIRQLQQVIFKILNMILWLAPIGAFGAMAGVVGATGMKAVLQLGILMLAFYITCIIFIFVVLGSILWAFTRVNIFRLCGYLGREFLLIVATSSSESALPNLMRKMEHLGVATPTVGIVVPTGYSFNLDGTAIYLTMSAIFISDAMNMPLSLEQQISLLIFMIIASKGAAGVTGAGLATLAGGLQAHRPDLLDGVGVIVGIDRFMSEARALTNFAGNAVATILVGKWTKTIDIARVQAVLHGKLPFSDNAQTLE; from the coding sequence ATGCACGAAACATCTGTATCCAACACCGCGCCACAGCAACCCAAAGCAAAGAAAGATCGCACCCATTGGCTTTATATTGGTGTGATTATTGCAGTTGTGGCCGGTATCCTATTCGGCATTATCGCCCCCGACGCAGCTAAAGCCTGCAAACCAATTGGCACAATGTTTGTCAGTCTTATCAAAATGATGATTGGACCTGTGATTTTCTGCACCATCGTGCTAGGTATTGGTTCGGTGCGCGCGGCCGCCTCGGTAGGTAAAGCCGGTGGGTTAGCACTGATCTATTTCATCATTATGTCTACTTTCGCGCTCGCCATTGGTCTTGTGGTTGGCAATTTCATTCAGCCTGGTGATGGGCTTAATATCGAGGCCACTAAGAGCGCTGGTGCCGAGTATGCTGCCCAAGCAGAGGGCAAGGGTGACGGCGGCACAGTTGGTTTTATTCAGTCAATCATTCCTGACACGTTCTTTTCTGCGCTTACCTCTGGCTCTGTGTTGCAGGTGCTGTTCATTGCCTTGCTCACCGGTTTTGCTATCCAGTCTTTGGGTAGTCGTGGTGAGCCTATCTTGGCTGGTATTCGCCAATTACAGCAGGTCATTTTTAAGATTCTGAATATGATTTTGTGGCTTGCCCCTATTGGTGCTTTTGGTGCTATGGCTGGCGTCGTTGGTGCTACTGGCATGAAGGCAGTATTGCAGTTGGGGATTTTGATGCTCGCATTCTATATCACCTGCATTATTTTCATTTTCGTTGTCCTAGGCAGCATTTTGTGGGCTTTTACCAGGGTTAATATCTTTAGGTTGTGTGGCTATTTAGGGCGCGAGTTCTTGTTGATTGTTGCCACGTCTTCCTCTGAGTCGGCGTTGCCGAATTTGATGCGCAAGATGGAACATTTGGGCGTAGCCACCCCTACTGTGGGAATTGTGGTTCCCACTGGTTACTCTTTTAATTTGGATGGCACTGCCATTTATCTGACCATGTCGGCGATTTTCATTTCCGACGCGATGAATATGCCTTTGAGTCTTGAGCAACAAATCAGCCTGCTGATTTTTATGATTATTGCTTCTAAGGGCGCTGCTGGTGTTACTGGTGCTGGTCTTGCCACTTTGGCTGGCGGTCTACAAGCACACCGCCCAGATCTTTTGGACGGTGTGGGAGTTATTGTGGGCATTGACCGCTTTATGTCTGAGGCTCGTGCTCTGACTAATTTTGCGGGCAATGCCGTCGCCACTATTTTGGTGGGTAAGTGGACAAAGACCATTGACATTGCCCGAGTTCAGGCGGTACTGCACGGTAAATTACCGTTTAGCGACAACGCTCAAACTCTTGAGTAG
- a CDS encoding DUF3800 domain-containing protein: MDESGDLQFTPKGKQHFILSAVCTITPEKSAAAMQKLKYDLLASGSKDLHFHATENSKGTRRRVADVISSLDNIRIHSIWIDKAYTQPDLQEEVTLLKLFGQNMGQWVYNAIADKCNRIILIFDSVLTGKKQKALEKQLKIALAPLQKEIRILFHPVKQDLNGQIADYYSWALFRSLESNDHEMKNNLYSGASEWDTFDLFKDVDNRFWNR, encoded by the coding sequence ATGGATGAATCAGGTGATTTGCAATTTACCCCTAAAGGGAAACAACATTTCATTCTGAGCGCTGTATGCACAATCACACCAGAAAAATCAGCAGCTGCTATGCAAAAATTAAAATATGATCTTCTAGCTAGCGGCAGCAAAGACCTTCATTTTCATGCAACAGAAAATAGCAAAGGAACGCGTCGGCGAGTTGCTGATGTAATTTCTTCTCTCGATAACATACGCATACACAGTATTTGGATTGATAAGGCATACACTCAACCAGATTTACAAGAGGAAGTAACACTGCTCAAATTATTTGGACAAAATATGGGACAGTGGGTGTATAACGCTATAGCCGATAAATGCAACCGAATAATTTTAATCTTTGATTCAGTTCTTACTGGCAAAAAGCAAAAGGCTTTAGAGAAGCAACTTAAAATAGCATTAGCTCCCTTACAAAAAGAGATACGCATTCTCTTTCACCCAGTAAAGCAAGATCTAAATGGTCAGATTGCTGATTATTACTCTTGGGCTCTTTTTCGCTCACTAGAAAGCAATGACCATGAGATGAAGAATAATTTATACTCAGGTGCATCCGAATGGGATACTTTCGATCTATTTAAGGACGTTGATAATCGCTTTTGGAATAGATAA
- a CDS encoding sulfurtransferase: MSITISAKELSERIQSGKKQTILAAMWYRNGRDGYSQFCSDHIPTALFCDTAAALSGLPSSENGRNPLPNLNLLNKWFSKWGISADRDIVVYDDHHGLFAARAWWIFKWVGLSRVFILDGGQKAWEALGEETLGGPGNLPGYREVLATGGHLPVATIEEVKAHTGLLIDAREPNRFAGRKEFLDLKAGHIPGAVNISTRSVLNADGTFKSAAQLQELFSQAGINTAADVDNAIIYSGSGNHSAQVIAAMNIAGLGTPRHYIGGWSQWSADPRNPVETGD, encoded by the coding sequence ATGAGTATTACCATCAGTGCCAAAGAGTTATCTGAGCGCATACAATCAGGTAAAAAGCAGACGATTCTTGCCGCAATGTGGTACCGCAACGGGCGTGACGGCTATTCTCAATTCTGCTCGGATCATATTCCTACAGCGTTATTCTGTGACACAGCCGCCGCATTATCCGGCTTGCCTAGCTCCGAAAATGGGCGCAATCCACTCCCAAACCTCAACCTTCTCAACAAGTGGTTCTCAAAATGGGGCATTAGTGCTGATCGTGACATCGTTGTTTACGACGACCATCACGGACTTTTTGCAGCTAGAGCATGGTGGATATTCAAGTGGGTAGGGCTTTCTCGCGTATTCATTCTCGACGGTGGGCAAAAAGCCTGGGAAGCCCTCGGCGAAGAAACTCTGGGTGGCCCAGGTAACCTTCCTGGTTACCGCGAAGTGCTTGCCACAGGTGGGCACTTGCCAGTGGCAACAATTGAGGAAGTAAAAGCCCATACTGGTTTGCTTATCGACGCTCGCGAGCCCAATCGCTTTGCTGGGCGAAAAGAGTTTCTCGACCTCAAAGCAGGGCATATTCCAGGTGCTGTCAATATCTCCACGCGCAGTGTTCTCAACGCAGATGGCACATTTAAGAGTGCGGCGCAATTGCAGGAACTCTTTAGTCAAGCCGGGATCAACACTGCTGCCGACGTCGACAATGCCATAATCTACTCAGGTTCTGGAAACCACTCTGCGCAAGTCATTGCGGCAATGAATATCGCAGGCCTGGGTACCCCACGCCACTATATTGGTGGCTGGTCGCAGTGGAGCGCCGATCCGCGTAATCCAGTAGAAACCGGAGATTAG
- the pyrE gene encoding orotate phosphoribosyltransferase, producing the protein MIDQDKKQELAALVKELAVVHGKVTLSSGKEADYYVDLRRVTLHHRASRLIGELLRQLCADWDFVAVGGLTLGADPVATAIMHSQGRDIDAFVVRKEAKKHGMQRRIEGPDVSGKKVLVVEDTTTTGNSPLTAVEALREAGAQVVGVATVVDRATGADEVIAAQGLEYRFLLSLSDLGLA; encoded by the coding sequence ATGATTGACCAAGATAAAAAACAAGAGCTTGCCGCACTGGTAAAAGAACTAGCAGTGGTGCACGGAAAAGTCACCTTATCCTCCGGAAAAGAAGCAGATTATTATGTGGATTTACGCCGGGTGACCTTGCATCATCGTGCCTCTCGCCTTATTGGTGAGTTGTTGCGCCAACTATGCGCTGATTGGGATTTTGTTGCCGTCGGTGGGCTTACGCTTGGGGCAGATCCAGTAGCCACCGCGATCATGCACTCTCAAGGGCGCGATATCGACGCGTTCGTAGTGCGCAAAGAAGCAAAGAAACATGGTATGCAGCGCAGGATCGAAGGACCAGATGTGAGTGGGAAAAAAGTGCTGGTGGTAGAAGATACCACCACTACTGGCAATTCGCCGCTGACCGCAGTGGAGGCTTTGCGTGAAGCGGGAGCTCAGGTTGTTGGCGTGGCAACAGTGGTAGATCGTGCCACAGGGGCAGACGAGGTTATCGCTGCTCAAGGTCTGGAATACCGCTTTTTGTTGAGTCTTTCTGATCTAGGTTTGGCATAA
- a CDS encoding RNA methyltransferase: MSQEKESDTAPGPTEWGQGQHGVAAWEVQYPGQPLPTEEKYDPELLAQGDRRNVVDHYRYWRREAIIKDIDTRRHALHIAIENFENDANIGTVVRTANAFAVDTVHIVGRRRWNRRGAMVTDRYQRLQHHEDTPSVIHWAHEHGLSVVAIDNTPGSVPIETATLPERCLLLFGQEGPGISAAAQEHSMLTCSIAQFGSTRSINAGVAAGIAMHTWIRQHADLTQAW, from the coding sequence ATGAGCCAGGAGAAAGAATCGGATACCGCACCAGGACCGACTGAGTGGGGTCAAGGTCAGCATGGAGTTGCAGCGTGGGAAGTGCAATACCCAGGGCAGCCACTACCTACTGAAGAAAAATATGATCCTGAGCTATTGGCACAAGGCGATCGACGCAATGTGGTGGATCACTATCGCTATTGGCGCAGAGAGGCGATTATCAAAGACATAGATACGCGTCGCCATGCATTGCATATTGCCATTGAGAACTTTGAGAATGACGCCAATATAGGCACGGTGGTACGTACTGCCAATGCGTTCGCCGTAGACACTGTGCATATTGTGGGGCGGCGTCGATGGAATCGGCGTGGCGCTATGGTCACTGACCGGTACCAGAGGCTCCAGCATCACGAAGATACTCCCTCCGTTATCCACTGGGCGCATGAGCATGGGCTTTCTGTGGTTGCAATTGATAACACCCCTGGTAGTGTACCTATAGAGACGGCAACTCTACCTGAGCGTTGTTTGCTGCTCTTTGGACAAGAAGGGCCGGGAATTAGTGCCGCTGCACAAGAACACTCCATGCTCACTTGTTCTATTGCTCAGTTTGGTTCAACCAGATCAATCAATGCGGGTGTGGCCGCAGGAATAGCAATGCACACATGGATTCGGCAACACGCTGACTTGACTCAAGCATGGTAG
- a CDS encoding glycoside hydrolase family 76 protein, translating to MKEIWAHRADLAESAINERHARPLWGIPHTNLAVVAWPSHLREKLFYRWHYWWQAHYLDCLVDAATRRGTPVRKKRLQETINGIRLRQFRSLTVNSYYDDKAWLALAIDRAHNGSAPKKYQRQLESNIIEGKDPDVGVMPWRVGETFYNVPTNGPVAIMLARRGKITQARELVDWIFDNLVDDKGLIIDGMRMSMHGPELAKQTYTYCQGVVIGACLEIALALREDGYYEEAATYFAHVRSVIAAVAKTMTSPQGVLNSEAGHGDGGLFKGILVRYLADAAIRLPHDHEVNQQARKTARKIVLASAKSVWSHRVEVDGLPVFAADWTDDASLPHNYGIGGSALSDLVRVVRIEGRDLSVQLSGWMLLEAAARLY from the coding sequence GTGAAGGAAATTTGGGCGCATCGCGCTGACCTCGCAGAATCAGCTATCAATGAACGTCATGCGCGGCCGCTGTGGGGTATTCCGCACACTAACTTAGCAGTTGTCGCGTGGCCGTCCCATTTACGCGAAAAGCTCTTCTACCGCTGGCATTATTGGTGGCAAGCGCATTATCTTGACTGCCTCGTCGACGCAGCTACGCGACGTGGTACTCCTGTACGCAAAAAGCGCCTCCAAGAAACCATCAATGGTATTCGTTTGCGCCAATTCCGCTCCCTGACTGTCAATAGTTACTATGACGATAAAGCCTGGTTAGCCCTAGCGATTGACCGTGCACACAATGGCAGTGCGCCGAAGAAATACCAGCGCCAACTAGAGAGCAATATCATTGAGGGCAAAGATCCTGACGTCGGAGTAATGCCGTGGCGAGTCGGTGAAACATTCTACAATGTGCCCACCAATGGGCCTGTGGCAATTATGCTTGCTCGACGTGGAAAAATAACCCAAGCGCGGGAGCTGGTCGATTGGATCTTTGACAATCTCGTTGATGACAAAGGACTAATAATCGACGGCATGCGCATGAGTATGCACGGCCCAGAGTTAGCAAAACAAACGTACACCTACTGTCAAGGCGTTGTGATTGGTGCATGCTTGGAAATTGCTCTTGCTTTGCGTGAAGACGGTTATTACGAAGAAGCAGCCACCTACTTTGCCCATGTGCGATCTGTGATTGCCGCTGTGGCGAAAACAATGACATCACCCCAAGGAGTGCTCAATTCCGAAGCCGGGCACGGTGATGGCGGACTCTTTAAGGGAATTCTCGTACGCTACCTGGCAGACGCAGCTATCCGACTTCCACACGATCACGAAGTCAATCAACAAGCGAGAAAAACCGCCAGAAAGATAGTATTGGCCTCGGCAAAAAGCGTTTGGAGTCACCGAGTTGAAGTAGATGGATTACCTGTTTTTGCCGCTGACTGGACCGACGACGCCAGCCTGCCCCACAACTATGGAATCGGCGGCTCGGCACTCAGTGACCTAGTACGCGTAGTACGCATTGAAGGTCGCGATCTTTCGGTGCAGCTATCGGGTTGGATGCTCTTGGAGGCAGCCGCACGCCTCTACTGA